The genome window CGCATCGAAGGCATCGGCGCCCTTCAGTCCGGCACCGCCGCGCTCCGGCGCGCCGTGACCCTGCTTGCTCAGTTGCTTCAGCAGCGTGTCTGCCAGGCCGACGCCCTTGTTCGACAGCTCCTGCGTGATCTGCCCGTCGAGCATCGATTGGTAGGTTTTACCGTCCTGGCTGTCCATCAAACCGTTCTGCGGCGTGGCATCGCGCATGCTCTTCAGCATCATCGACAGGAACGAGGCATCCACCTGTTTGGCGACAGTCTTTTCGACGGCAGCCGGATCGTCATGCGCGGTACGGCGCAAGGCATCGAAACCCTGGACATCGAGTGAGAAACGTTGCGACAGGTCGCCGCCACCGGCCGGGCCCATGGTATTCATCGATCCCATTCCGCCCGCGCCACCGAGCACGCCCGACGACTTCATATCGTTCATCAGATGATCTCCAGATCGGCGTTCAGCGCACCGGCTGCCTTCATCGCCTGCAGTATCGACATCAGGTCCGCCGGGGTCGCGCCCAGCGCATTCAAACCACGCACCACATCCGCCAGATTAGCGCCCGCACCGACGATTCGCAATGCGCCGCCTTCCTGCTTCACCTGAACGTTGGATTGTTGCGTCGTTACGGTGCTGCCTTGCCCGAAAGCGTTCGGTTGGCTGACCGCCGGGGTTGTATTAATGACAACCGACAGATTGCCGTGGGTCACCGCACAACTCTGCAACGTCACGAGGCGGTTCATCACGATCGAGCCGGTGCGCGCGTTCAAGACGATCTTCGCGATACCGGCGTTCGGCGTGATTTCCAGATCCTGAATGCCGGCGATAAACGCGACCTGCTGCGACGAATCCATCGGTGCATGCAGACCGATCGTGCGTCCGTCCAGCGGATAGGCGGTATTCGCGCCAAAACGACCGTTTACCGCGTTCACGACCTTCATCACATTCTCGAAGTTCGTGTCGTTCAATTCCATCCGCATCGTGCCGTCCGCGGCCAGCATCGTCGGTACGCCGCGTTCCACGATCGCACCGCCGCTGATCTTGCCGACGGCCAGCTGGTTGATCTGCACGCTGCTGCCGTTGGCGCCGCCACCGGCACCGCCCACCAGCATATTGCCCTGCGCCACCGCGTAGACCTGACCGTCCGCGCCCTTCAGCGGCGTCATGATCAGCGTGCCGCCGCGCAGGCTCTTGGCCGTGCCCATCGACGACACCGTAATATCGATCGCCTGCCCAGGCCGTGCGAAGGAGGGCAAGGCCGCCGTGACCATCACCGCGGCCACGTTACGCAGCTGCATATTGGTGCCAGCCGGCACCGTCACGCCGAGCTGCGTCAGCATGCTCGACAAGCTTTGCGTCGTGAACGGCGTCTGCATCGTCTGGTCGCCCGTACCATCCAAGCCGACCACCAGGCCATAACCGATCAGCGGGTTGTCGCGTACGCCCTGAACCGTCGCCAGATCGCGGACACGTTCGGCGTGCGCCGGCGCAACGGACAGCGACAGCAGCGCCGCCGATGCTGAGGCCAGCACCAGCGCGCGCGTGGCGCAGCGCCCGGCGCACCGGACGAGACCGGAGATCGAAAACGAGGAAAGGTCGAAACGCGACATGATCGTGGCCCGCCGTCAGATTTGCATTTGGCTCAGCGTCTGCAACATCTGATCCGATGTCGTCACCGCCTTGCTGTTGATTTCATACGCGCGTTGGGTCTGTATCATATTGACCAGCTCTTCCACCACGTTGACGTTGGAGGCTTCAACATAGCCTTGTTGCAGCGTGCCGACACCATTCGCCCCAGGCTGACCCACCTGCGGCGCGCCCGACGACGCGGTTTCCGAGAACAGATTGCCGCCGTTCGCCTGCAGGCCGGCCGGATTGATGAACGTGGCCAACTGCATCTGGCCGACCTGCGCGGTGGCGGCCGACCCTTGGTTGGTCACCGTCACGCTGCCGTCCTTCGCCACCGTGAACGACACCGCCGTCTGCGGAATCGTGATGGCCGGAATCACCGGATAGCCGTCGGCCGTGACCAACTGGCCGTTTTGATTCGTCTGGAACGAGCCGTCACGCGTATAGCCGGTCGAGCCGTCCGGCATCTGAACCTGGAAGAAGCCCTGACCCTGAATCGCCATATCGCGGGAGTTGCCGGTCTGCTGCAGATTGCCCTGCGTATAAAGACGCTCGCTGGCGATCTGGTGCACGCCGGTACCCATTTGCAGGCCCGACGGCACGGTGGAATCCGCGCTCGACGCCGCACCCGGTTGACGCACGGTTTGGTACAAAAGATCGCTGAATACCGCGCGCGATCCCTTGAAACCGGTCGTGCTGACGTTGGCCAGATTATTCGAGATGGTGTCCATCTGCGATTGCTGGGCGTTCATCCCGGTTGCGGCAATATACAGAGAGCGATTCATGCTGAAACTTCCTCGCGGCAAGCCGCGTAACTATTCGATTCGTTCGGGACGCGGATACGGTCCGCGCAACACAAGGCTCAGGTGCAGGCTTTATCCGCCGCCACCGATCACATCGATCAACCGTTACTGAAATTCAACAGCTGATTGGCCTGCTGTTCGTTCGTCGATGCCATGTCCAACATCTTCATGTGCATCTGGAAACTGCGGGCGTTGTCGATCATCTGGACCATCGCCGTCACCGGATTGACGTTGCTGCCTTCCACCGCCTCCGGAACCACTTGCACCGTTGCATCCGGTGTCAGCGGCTGATTATTTGCCGTGCGAAACAGGCCGTCATCGCCGCGCTTCAATTCCTGCCCCTGCGGATTGACCAGACGCAGTTTGTCGACGACCTGAACCGCCGTCGCGTCGCCACCGGGCGGCAGCGCGGAAATCGTGCCGTCCTTGGCGATTTCCAGCTTCGCACCGGGCGGAATCGCGATCGGACCGGTCCGGCCCAAGACCGAACGGTTTGAACTGTCCACCAGCTGGCCGGCGCTGTTTACGTGCATATTGCCGGCACGCGTGTAGGCTTCGCTGCCGTCGGCCGTCTGCACCGCCAGCCAGCCGCTGCCCGAAATCGCCACATCGGTCGGATTGCCCGTGCGTTGAATCGGACCCGGCGTGAAGTCGGTGCCCGGATTCGTCGTCAGGGCATAGGTCCGCGTCACTGCGCCGCCCGACGTCGCCGTTTCCACCGGTACGGACCGGTAGGCCGACAACTGCGAACGAAAACCCGTCGTGGAGGCGTTCGCGAGGTTATTCGCGATCGTCGCCTGTTGGTCCAGCGCTTGCGAGGCGCCGCTCAT of Robbsia sp. KACC 23696 contains these proteins:
- a CDS encoding flagellar basal body P-ring protein FlgI; this encodes MSRFDLSSFSISGLVRCAGRCATRALVLASASAALLSLSVAPAHAERVRDLATVQGVRDNPLIGYGLVVGLDGTGDQTMQTPFTTQSLSSMLTQLGVTVPAGTNMQLRNVAAVMVTAALPSFARPGQAIDITVSSMGTAKSLRGGTLIMTPLKGADGQVYAVAQGNMLVGGAGGGANGSSVQINQLAVGKISGGAIVERGVPTMLAADGTMRMELNDTNFENVMKVVNAVNGRFGANTAYPLDGRTIGLHAPMDSSQQVAFIAGIQDLEITPNAGIAKIVLNARTGSIVMNRLVTLQSCAVTHGNLSVVINTTPAVSQPNAFGQGSTVTTQQSNVQVKQEGGALRIVGAGANLADVVRGLNALGATPADLMSILQAMKAAGALNADLEII
- the flgF gene encoding flagellar basal-body rod protein FlgF; its protein translation is MDRLIYVTMSGASQALDQQATIANNLANASTTGFRSQLSAYRSVPVETATSGGAVTRTYALTTNPGTDFTPGPIQRTGNPTDVAISGSGWLAVQTADGSEAYTRAGNMHVNSAGQLVDSSNRSVLGRTGPIAIPPGAKLEIAKDGTISALPPGGDATAVQVVDKLRLVNPQGQELKRGDDGLFRTANNQPLTPDATVQVVPEAVEGSNVNPVTAMVQMIDNARSFQMHMKMLDMASTNEQQANQLLNFSNG
- the flgG gene encoding flagellar basal-body rod protein FlgG, whose translation is MNRSLYIAATGMNAQQSQMDTISNNLANVSTTGFKGSRAVFSDLLYQTVRQPGAASSADSTVPSGLQMGTGVHQIASERLYTQGNLQQTGNSRDMAIQGQGFFQVQMPDGSTGYTRDGSFQTNQNGQLVTADGYPVIPAITIPQTAVSFTVAKDGSVTVTNQGSAATAQVGQMQLATFINPAGLQANGGNLFSETASSGAPQVGQPGANGVGTLQQGYVEASNVNVVEELVNMIQTQRAYEINSKAVTTSDQMLQTLSQMQI